Proteins encoded in a region of the Stieleria neptunia genome:
- a CDS encoding DUF4347 domain-containing protein has product MPWLRRKRKNDSSSTGRGSHLLDASVLEKRLLLSATPIDQAGTEMDAEEPVAIDVTSSDTVTDAGRGNPSDSQSQQTRRLELVFVDAGVEDYEQLLDDLRSESGNADLEIYLLDSSRDGVEQVGEILSGYRDVDAVHFVSHGTEGQFQLGNTWLSIDNLDGHAGAIASWNASLRDGADLLIYGCDLAATDDGRALAEALATLCDVDVAASDDDTGHRILGGDWDLEFSTGAIETSLAFSLDVQQNWGHLLNVTVGNTAVFTTPSFTGSDSTSFDVGAGTDQLLLVSVSFGEDKGNEVSNITFNGVGLTKIGSRQDADKARVEIWALVNPASGNQTLNVTYSGTAHEGAAVGLMSFNDVDQSTPLGAFASAKGDSTSQSVTVATAPTDIVFGVLAYSDSNDYEFTADTGIERWETFVGKTNATASTQSVAGTLSVNAQWSTSNNSTWAAAGISIKSATVSGAPSISGLAGDTLNYNEDDSATVIEQGGNVVVTDGDSTDFNGGVLHVSITSGGDSGEDFLGIRDQGTGVGQIGISGSDVTYNFGAGAVTIGTFSGGSGGNDLIVSLSSNADGEAAEALIENITYFNSDTANPTTSARNVRFQLYDGAGGVSGTHDTTVNVARINDAPTASNKTVSTDEDSVYTFSASDFNFSDVDIGDSLTQIKIKSLESVGTLKLSMFDVTDEQVISVGQIPNLTFTPVSQNHGNPYDSFTFQVYDGTEYSAATYTMTIDVDPKADTPTFNGPTNTDEDVLSNGFQLQRNAADGTEVTHFKISGITNGTLYKNDGVTVISNNSFITYAEGNAGVKFKGSTNYNGSAGFNFQASATGNNSDLSTMVTAGLTIDPVNDAPVLGNNRLVISQGGSVVLSSNELSATDVDHSNAGLTFTVSSVTGGGFERVSAPGVPVFTFTQSEITAGDIQFIHDNGVAGPSYDVDVSDGSATSGLDAASITFMREAVWLSTKGDVIGSGTLGITNWDKDTLLEVSDPSFSLEPGVTNGSFSSAFDLVNHFGASIDVELTGLHVVSRSISVGAPGNTISLQEGDVLFSVNGAQPTLTSTNSLTINKSDIVRFRPDTPGNYSVGTFEIVLDDPLLGDTNIGGFSLVEENMTVGGQLLTAGDFLLVETKGTDNVIHYFDVTSAGNTTTSGTPTLFVDGADLGIGVADFTSVHLLADTVTVGGASLTQGQVLVSLDSIVASGFAGMAGAVNPQDVVALTVTTAGTNTVATGTLLFEGADIKLDSGAESIDAFSLVSVANGAAANASPTISNLTGDTLNFTEGDSATVIEQGTNVTVGDADSADFGTGNLTVSIFAGGDAGEDVLAVRNQGAGVGNISISGSDVRYDFGGGPVVIGTVTGGTAGADLVVTFNANATATAADALIENITYRNTDTDNPSTSARTVRFTLNDGDGGASATHDTTVNVATLNDAPTVSNLAGDSFAYLPGSGPLVIEHGGDAAVADVDSADFNSGNLTVSIAAGNDASEDVLAIRNQGTSTGQISVTGSNVFYNFGAGSVLIGTWAGGSGGADLVVTLNASADATATSALVRNITYENTDTVAATTGTRTIRFTVDDGDGAVSLNHDTMVSVVQGAPGGVVSGLTLWLRADAGVTIGLGGVSQWENQVANATLSELQQALSTQRPDLIASGLNFNPIISFDGINDHLADFSVLGSDLFGTDSASLFLAGSTNGSNGVMLQWIDTLSNRVNLEDDIRFDFGDLNDDQLTAVSPSAGYHIINAQATPGAPAGLSINIDGRQTASGNASVGTPLDNTQFGQFFLGEYPGGGFNDDLDVGEVVIYSTDLSATDRLKVDSYLAIKYGLTLDQTSGTNYLDSTGTVVWSAATNAGYDNDIAGIGQDNGSILAQGQSRSNNVDAIVTMSGASNQDDREFLMWGNDDGALGEVTGEPAGIADRLARIWRVDETGDVGTTTISFDLSGLTYTGTTAADFNLIIDGDADFSSGATLVTATGYNAGSEIVTFTGVDLADGNYFSLGTSLTVNAAPTIGNLAGDTLSYTEDDAATVVEQGTSVTVSDGDSADFDTGNLTVSIFAGGDTAEDILAIRDQGPGVGNITVSGSNVLYDFGGGPVAIGTFTGGSAGADLVVTFNANATAAAADALIENITYQNTDTTNPTTSARTIRFTLNDGDGGTSTAHDATVSVAAQNDVPIIDNLAGDTLGYTEGDAATVIEQGTNVTVSDVDSADFDTGNLTVSVFAGGDTAEDVLAIRDQGAGVGNITVSGSNVLYDFGGGPVVIGTFTGGSAGADLVVTFNASATATAADALIENVTYQNTDAINPTTSARTIRFTLNDGDGGTNVAHDATVNLVTLNDAPTMDLDANDSSGATGADYNATFTEAGGAVAISDAADAIISDIDSPNLTQLTVTITNLLDGANETLTADTSGTSITAVYAAGTLTLSGTDTVANYQQVLRTIAYNNASANPDATTRLIQFVTTDGGSNSNVATADVAIVTVNDTPTAADDNYVTQTGKTLTIGAGGLLANDIDLDGNPLTVIPVSGPITGTLTLGADGSFQFTPAANFTGSVTFTYAVTDGIATSAPTTVTIVVAKPNDLSEVTPGDLLSADPGPEPEPETLPEPPAEEEDAETDDESETLAAITPDRVPEGDVPLVLTGGAVIQTTDDEILTLSMMPTNMPDLTDAADESERIANLSDSHSGQIGRQARSGSNRPSVSILGIARFDSKLLWGDMENLQDDIKQSDIAPYYFAGTFAGFSGALSVGYVMWTVRGGLLATSLLAHLPAWSFVDPLLVLNELEDDDDTDDDSLEEMLDKTENERQSDSPIETEAQSVVQSVIQSTASGETVR; this is encoded by the coding sequence ATGCCGTGGCTTAGACGAAAACGAAAAAACGATTCTTCGTCGACAGGCCGCGGCAGCCATCTACTCGATGCGTCGGTGTTGGAAAAACGGTTGCTGCTGAGCGCGACGCCGATTGACCAGGCCGGTACGGAGATGGACGCGGAGGAGCCCGTTGCAATCGATGTCACCTCCTCCGACACCGTGACCGATGCCGGACGAGGCAATCCATCGGACAGCCAATCGCAGCAAACGCGACGTTTGGAACTCGTTTTCGTCGATGCGGGAGTCGAGGACTACGAACAGCTGCTCGACGACCTGCGATCCGAAAGCGGAAACGCAGACCTGGAAATCTATTTGCTCGACAGTTCGCGGGACGGCGTCGAACAGGTTGGCGAAATCCTCTCCGGCTACCGGGACGTCGACGCCGTCCACTTCGTCTCACACGGTACCGAAGGCCAGTTCCAACTGGGTAACACGTGGCTGTCGATCGACAACCTCGATGGCCACGCGGGCGCGATTGCCAGCTGGAACGCCTCGCTGCGGGACGGGGCCGACCTGTTGATCTACGGTTGTGACCTGGCGGCGACCGACGATGGTCGGGCGTTGGCCGAAGCGTTGGCAACACTGTGCGATGTTGACGTGGCGGCCAGCGATGACGACACCGGGCACAGGATCCTTGGCGGCGACTGGGACCTGGAGTTTTCCACGGGCGCGATTGAAACCAGCCTCGCGTTCAGCCTCGATGTGCAGCAGAACTGGGGGCATTTGCTGAACGTGACGGTCGGCAACACGGCGGTGTTCACGACGCCCAGTTTCACGGGCAGCGATAGTACATCATTTGACGTCGGCGCCGGTACCGATCAATTGCTGTTGGTCAGTGTTTCCTTTGGCGAAGACAAGGGGAATGAGGTGTCAAACATCACGTTCAACGGGGTCGGTTTGACAAAAATTGGCTCGCGACAAGACGCCGACAAGGCACGCGTCGAAATTTGGGCGCTCGTCAATCCGGCCAGCGGCAATCAAACGTTGAATGTCACGTATTCCGGGACCGCCCACGAAGGCGCCGCCGTGGGCCTGATGTCATTCAACGATGTGGATCAGTCGACGCCGTTGGGGGCGTTCGCATCGGCAAAGGGCGATTCGACGAGCCAATCCGTCACCGTCGCGACCGCACCCACGGACATCGTGTTCGGCGTGTTGGCGTACAGTGACAGCAACGACTACGAGTTCACCGCCGACACCGGCATCGAGCGTTGGGAAACATTCGTTGGAAAAACCAACGCAACGGCTTCGACGCAGTCGGTCGCCGGGACGCTGTCTGTCAACGCCCAGTGGTCGACCAGCAACAACAGCACCTGGGCCGCAGCGGGCATCTCGATCAAGTCCGCCACGGTCAGCGGTGCGCCGTCGATCAGTGGGCTCGCCGGCGACACGCTGAACTACAACGAAGACGACTCGGCGACCGTGATCGAGCAAGGCGGCAACGTCGTCGTGACCGATGGAGACTCGACCGATTTCAACGGCGGCGTCTTGCACGTGTCGATCACCTCCGGAGGTGACAGCGGCGAAGACTTCCTCGGCATCCGCGATCAAGGCACCGGGGTCGGTCAAATCGGTATCTCCGGCAGCGACGTCACGTATAACTTCGGGGCCGGTGCGGTCACGATCGGAACGTTTTCCGGTGGCAGCGGCGGAAACGATCTGATCGTCTCGCTCAGCAGCAACGCGGACGGCGAAGCGGCCGAAGCACTGATCGAAAACATCACCTATTTCAACTCCGACACCGCAAATCCGACCACCTCCGCCCGCAATGTGCGATTCCAATTGTACGACGGGGCCGGCGGTGTCAGCGGGACTCACGACACCACCGTCAACGTGGCTCGGATCAACGACGCACCAACGGCCAGCAACAAGACGGTCAGCACCGACGAAGACAGCGTCTATACCTTCTCGGCGTCGGACTTTAACTTCTCCGACGTGGACATCGGTGACAGTCTGACACAAATCAAGATCAAGTCGCTGGAATCCGTCGGCACACTCAAGTTGAGCATGTTCGACGTGACCGACGAACAGGTCATCTCCGTGGGACAAATCCCCAATTTGACCTTCACGCCGGTGTCGCAGAATCATGGCAATCCCTACGACAGCTTTACGTTCCAAGTCTATGACGGGACCGAATACAGCGCCGCGACCTACACGATGACGATCGACGTCGACCCGAAAGCGGACACGCCGACGTTCAACGGGCCGACCAACACCGACGAAGACGTCCTTTCGAATGGCTTTCAACTGCAACGCAACGCCGCCGATGGCACCGAGGTCACGCACTTCAAGATCTCCGGCATCACGAACGGAACGCTGTACAAGAATGACGGCGTGACGGTGATCAGCAACAACAGTTTCATCACGTACGCCGAAGGCAACGCCGGCGTCAAATTCAAAGGCAGCACGAACTACAACGGATCGGCCGGATTCAATTTCCAAGCATCCGCGACCGGAAACAATTCCGACTTGAGTACGATGGTGACGGCGGGGTTGACAATCGACCCGGTCAACGACGCCCCGGTGCTGGGTAACAATCGGCTCGTCATTTCCCAGGGCGGCAGCGTGGTGCTTTCGTCAAACGAGCTTTCGGCAACTGACGTCGACCACTCCAACGCAGGTCTTACCTTCACGGTGTCGAGTGTGACCGGTGGCGGTTTTGAGCGAGTGTCGGCTCCGGGCGTTCCGGTTTTCACGTTCACCCAGAGTGAGATCACAGCGGGCGACATTCAATTCATCCACGACAACGGCGTGGCAGGGCCTTCATACGATGTTGATGTCTCCGACGGGTCCGCTACGAGCGGTCTTGATGCGGCAAGCATCACATTCATGCGGGAAGCAGTGTGGCTCAGCACGAAAGGAGATGTCATTGGCAGCGGTACACTAGGTATCACAAACTGGGACAAGGACACCTTGCTGGAAGTCTCGGATCCGAGTTTCTCCTTGGAGCCGGGTGTTACCAACGGTTCGTTTTCCAGTGCTTTCGATCTTGTCAATCACTTCGGAGCGAGCATTGATGTCGAACTGACGGGGCTACACGTCGTCAGTCGGTCGATCAGTGTGGGGGCGCCGGGGAATACGATTAGCCTTCAGGAAGGCGATGTGTTGTTCTCCGTTAATGGTGCGCAGCCAACGTTGACGAGCACCAACTCGTTGACGATCAACAAGAGTGATATCGTACGCTTTCGTCCGGACACTCCTGGCAACTACTCCGTCGGGACCTTCGAAATCGTACTTGACGATCCGTTGCTCGGTGACACAAACATCGGTGGTTTCAGTCTGGTTGAGGAAAATATGACCGTCGGTGGTCAATTGCTCACTGCGGGCGACTTCTTGCTGGTTGAAACGAAGGGAACGGATAACGTCATTCACTACTTCGACGTGACGAGTGCAGGAAACACCACGACTTCAGGTACGCCGACGCTTTTTGTTGATGGTGCGGATCTTGGAATCGGAGTAGCAGATTTCACCTCGGTGCATCTGCTGGCCGACACGGTCACCGTTGGAGGCGCTAGTCTGACTCAAGGGCAGGTGCTCGTTTCACTTGACAGCATCGTTGCGAGCGGATTCGCGGGAATGGCCGGAGCGGTGAATCCGCAGGATGTTGTTGCGTTGACGGTGACAACCGCAGGAACCAACACGGTGGCAACTGGCACACTGTTGTTTGAAGGCGCCGACATTAAGCTGGACAGTGGCGCTGAATCGATTGACGCATTTTCGCTCGTGTCCGTCGCAAACGGCGCAGCCGCCAACGCGTCCCCCACGATCAGCAATCTCACGGGCGACACCCTTAATTTCACCGAAGGTGATTCCGCGACGGTGATCGAGCAAGGTACCAACGTCACCGTCGGCGATGCGGACTCGGCTGACTTTGGCACGGGCAATCTGACCGTGTCAATCTTCGCAGGCGGCGATGCCGGTGAAGACGTTTTGGCCGTCCGCAATCAGGGTGCGGGAGTCGGCAATATTAGCATCTCCGGCAGCGACGTTCGGTATGACTTTGGTGGCGGACCGGTCGTGATCGGAACCGTTACCGGCGGCACCGCGGGCGCGGACCTGGTCGTGACCTTCAACGCCAACGCCACGGCGACGGCCGCCGATGCGTTGATCGAAAACATCACTTACCGGAATACCGATACCGACAACCCCTCGACCTCTGCCCGAACCGTTCGATTCACGCTCAACGACGGCGACGGGGGGGCCAGTGCGACGCATGATACAACCGTCAACGTGGCCACGCTCAACGACGCCCCAACCGTATCAAACCTTGCGGGTGACTCGTTCGCCTACCTCCCCGGTTCGGGACCGTTGGTGATCGAACACGGCGGTGATGCGGCCGTTGCCGACGTCGATTCGGCTGATTTCAATTCGGGAAACCTGACGGTTTCGATCGCCGCCGGAAACGACGCCAGTGAAGACGTGCTGGCGATTCGGAATCAGGGAACGAGTACGGGTCAGATCAGCGTCACGGGCTCCAACGTTTTCTACAACTTCGGCGCCGGATCGGTGTTGATCGGAACCTGGGCCGGCGGCAGTGGCGGGGCGGATTTGGTCGTGACGCTGAACGCATCGGCCGACGCGACAGCGACTTCGGCCTTGGTGCGAAATATCACTTACGAAAACACAGACACCGTCGCGGCGACCACCGGAACACGCACGATTCGCTTCACCGTCGATGATGGTGACGGCGCGGTCAGCTTGAATCATGACACCATGGTCAGCGTTGTCCAAGGTGCTCCGGGCGGCGTCGTGAGCGGTCTGACGTTGTGGTTGCGGGCCGACGCCGGTGTGACCATCGGTCTGGGCGGCGTCAGCCAGTGGGAGAATCAGGTTGCCAACGCGACGCTGTCCGAACTTCAGCAAGCCCTCTCCACCCAACGCCCCGATCTGATCGCGTCCGGATTGAACTTCAACCCGATCATCTCGTTCGACGGCATCAATGACCACTTGGCGGACTTTTCTGTTTTAGGATCCGACCTGTTTGGGACCGATTCCGCCTCCCTTTTCCTCGCCGGCAGTACGAACGGTTCCAATGGGGTGATGTTGCAGTGGATTGACACACTCAGCAACCGCGTGAATCTCGAAGATGACATTCGATTCGACTTTGGTGATCTGAACGATGATCAACTGACCGCTGTATCACCAAGTGCTGGATACCACATCATCAATGCCCAAGCGACTCCCGGGGCTCCCGCCGGCCTGAGCATCAACATCGATGGTCGGCAAACCGCTTCGGGAAACGCAAGCGTTGGCACTCCACTGGACAATACCCAATTCGGGCAGTTCTTCTTGGGCGAGTATCCGGGCGGAGGATTCAACGATGATCTGGACGTCGGCGAAGTCGTGATCTATTCGACGGACCTCAGCGCGACGGATCGTTTGAAAGTGGACTCCTACCTGGCCATCAAATATGGTCTCACGCTCGATCAAACGAGCGGCACGAACTACCTTGATTCCACGGGGACGGTCGTCTGGAGTGCGGCGACCAACGCCGGGTACGACAACGACATCGCCGGAATCGGACAAGACAATGGCTCGATCCTGGCCCAGGGGCAGTCTCGATCCAACAACGTCGATGCGATCGTGACCATGTCCGGGGCGTCCAATCAGGACGATCGAGAGTTCCTGATGTGGGGGAACGACGACGGTGCGTTGGGTGAAGTGACCGGCGAACCGGCTGGCATCGCGGACCGACTTGCCCGTATCTGGCGCGTCGACGAGACGGGCGATGTGGGGACCACGACGATCTCCTTTGACCTGAGCGGATTGACCTACACCGGAACGACGGCGGCCGATTTCAATCTGATCATCGATGGCGACGCCGATTTCAGCAGTGGCGCGACGCTGGTGACAGCAACAGGCTACAACGCCGGATCCGAAATCGTCACGTTCACGGGCGTCGATCTGGCGGACGGAAACTACTTTTCGCTCGGGACATCACTGACGGTCAACGCGGCGCCGACGATCGGTAATTTGGCCGGCGACACGCTTAGCTACACCGAAGACGATGCGGCGACGGTCGTCGAACAGGGGACGAGCGTCACGGTCAGCGATGGCGACTCGGCCGACTTCGACACCGGAAACCTGACCGTGTCGATCTTCGCCGGAGGCGATACAGCCGAAGACATCCTGGCCATTCGCGATCAAGGACCGGGCGTCGGCAACATCACGGTGTCCGGCAGCAACGTCTTGTACGACTTCGGCGGCGGGCCGGTGGCCATCGGTACCTTCACCGGCGGTTCGGCCGGCGCGGATTTGGTCGTCACGTTCAATGCCAACGCCACCGCAGCCGCCGCCGACGCATTGATTGAAAACATCACTTACCAGAATACGGATACCACCAACCCCACGACCTCCGCCCGTACGATTCGATTCACGCTCAACGACGGCGACGGCGGCACCAGCACCGCTCATGATGCCACGGTCAGCGTGGCGGCACAAAACGATGTGCCGATAATCGACAATTTGGCCGGCGATACGCTGGGCTACACCGAGGGCGACGCGGCGACGGTGATCGAACAGGGGACCAACGTCACGGTCAGCGATGTCGACTCGGCCGACTTCGACACCGGAAACCTGACCGTGTCGGTCTTCGCCGGGGGCGATACGGCCGAAGACGTCTTGGCCATCCGCGATCAAGGAGCGGGTGTCGGCAACATCACGGTTTCCGGCAGCAACGTCTTGTACGACTTCGGCGGCGGGCCGGTCGTGATCGGAACCTTCACCGGCGGCTCGGCCGGCGCGGATTTGGTCGTCACGTTCAATGCCAGCGCCACCGCGACAGCCGCCGATGCATTGATCGAAAACGTTACCTACCAGAACACGGATGCCATCAATCCCACGACCTCTGCCCGTACGATTCGATTCACACTCAATGACGGCGATGGGGGCACCAACGTCGCCCACGACGCCACGGTCAATCTGGTCACTCTCAACGACGCGCCGACGATGGATCTGGACGCAAACGATTCCAGCGGCGCGACGGGGGCGGACTATAACGCAACCTTTACCGAAGCTGGTGGGGCGGTGGCGATCTCCGATGCGGCCGACGCGATCATCAGCGATATCGACTCGCCCAACTTGACGCAATTGACCGTCACGATCACCAACCTGTTGGACGGCGCCAATGAAACGCTCACCGCCGACACCAGCGGGACGTCCATCACCGCCGTTTATGCTGCGGGCACGTTGACGCTTTCCGGCACCGACACCGTCGCGAACTACCAACAAGTGTTGCGTACGATTGCGTACAACAACGCCTCGGCCAACCCGGATGCGACCACGCGGCTGATTCAGTTCGTCACCACGGATGGCGGATCGAACAGCAATGTGGCAACGGCTGACGTCGCAATCGTGACCGTCAACGACACGCCGACGGCTGCCGATGACAACTATGTCACGCAAACGGGGAAGACGTTGACCATCGGCGCCGGCGGGTTGCTGGCCAATGACATCGATTTGGACGGCAATCCGTTGACGGTGATCCCGGTTTCGGGGCCGATCACGGGAACGTTGACGCTGGGGGCCGACGGGTCGTTCCAATTCACGCCGGCGGCAAACTTTACGGGATCGGTCACGTTTACCTATGCCGTGACCGACGGCATTGCGACGAGTGCGCCCACGACCGTCACGATCGTGGTCGCCAAGCCCAACGATCTGAGCGAGGTCACGCCGGGTGACCTCCTGAGTGCGGACCCCGGTCCCGAACCCGAACCCGAAACGCTGCCGGAACCGCCGGCCGAAGAAGAGGATGCCGAGACCGACGATGAATCGGAAACACTCGCTGCGATCACTCCGGACAGGGTGCCGGAAGGCGATGTTCCCTTGGTCTTGACCGGCGGGGCGGTGATTCAGACGACCGACGACGAAATTTTGACGCTCAGCATGATGCCCACCAACATGCCGGACCTGACCGACGCCGCCGATGAATCAGAGCGAATCGCAAATTTGTCCGACAGCCACTCTGGCCAGATCGGCCGCCAAGCACGCTCCGGATCAAACCGCCCAAGCGTCTCAATCCTTGGGATCGCCAGATTCGATAGCAAGCTACTTTGGGGCGACATGGAAAACCTGCAAGACGATATCAAACAATCGGACATCGCGCCGTACTACTTTGCAGGGACGTTCGCAGGTTTCTCCGGAGCTCTTTCGGTCGGCTATGTGATGTGGACCGTTCGTGGCGGTTTACTGGCGACCAGCTTATTGGCACATTTACCGGCATGGAGTTTTGTCGATCCACTGTTGGTCCTGAACGAATTAGAAGATGACGACGACACGGACGACGACTCGTTAGAAGAAATGCTGGACAAGACCGAAAACGAACGCCAGAGCGACAGTCCGATTGAGACCGAGGCCCAGTCAGTGGTTCAATCAGTGATCCAGTCAACGGCATCCGGGGAAACCGTTCGATGA